caatttttaaaattagggaagacaaaaaaaaaaaaagaaattaataaagtagtttatcaatttatggaaaaaaagtaaataaatctaGACCATTCATCACAAAATTGCCATATATTATGAGATCttcaaaagattaaataaaattagattagAAGTGGATAGAAATCCTATATATGTTCTTAATACTTGAatcaagacaaaaaaataattgggtTTCCACACAAAATCAATCCCTTATACGTAATTAACTTTGATACCACTGTTACCGATCCGCCACCATTgctctttgaaaattttctaattgtaCTTTATACTAGTTAAACCCCTTCTAGGTTAAATTATTAGAACCGCCACTAATGCATAAAATGGTGAATAGTGATAATCCTCGGTGACAAGCTAAATGCTGCAATCTTCTATTAGTTACTACAGCAAGATTAAAAGGGGAAAATGTTGGCATCATcagattttaatttcatttcataatGTAAAAGACACAGCACTAAAGTTTGGAAACTTATTAATTAGTCCATGTgccaataatatataaattgtgGCTGCACTCTATACATGTAACACATTTGCTGGGATATTAATTAATGGGAGTATAGATGGAACTGAAGAGAAGCAGAGGAAAGTACGGTGGcaataaatgaaaaagctAGCTAGCTACACATGCATTTtacaagatgaaaaaaaaaaagctgctTAAGTGATCTGTCTCTTTTTATTATGTGTTGCGACtctctaaattattattaatcttgGACATTTGAACTCTCTTCATTGTGGAAAACTAAAGAAGATCTTGTAGATAAGtgttaaataaagaaataataataatggttaGTTAAACAAGGGCATAGTAAAGGAAAAGACATtgtatgaattattattacaaagtttACAAGTTACATTGACAAGTAGATAagttttgatttaattgttacaAAATTGCCTATAGATATAAGCATTGATGTGAACCTATAtccatttatttataagattaaaaagTTAGCTGTGCATATGAACCCTAGTGTCCCTTGTTGCTAGCTATGGACCTTAATTGCTAGATTACACTATCAGCTTTAATTCAAGATGTTTGAGATAGTAGAGAGTTAACAACTAATGGCAGTAGGAATTAATTGATCCAAAAGACTTAGTTCTTTTAAAGGATAATAACGGATCTATTACGCTCTTGTAGTTAATGGTTATTGACTGATTCACAATTTCACGTAACATTTTGGCCTCTTCGAATTCCGTAGAAAAATCAAAcagtttcaaaatatgagtGATCGATAAGTTTCATGTTACGTTATATGACTATTATTAATTAGCAGattttaaggttaatttgCATGTGTTtcagatttaaaaaaagaaaaaagaaaaaagaaaaaggaaaaggcttaacaatcaataatggcACTGCATTGCGTATATGACCAGAGTAACaattgatgatgaaatttgaTTAGCCGAATCGATAAGCACAAGGTCCCTTTCAACTATCTGTCAAACTTTTACCAGCTCAACTACCATCAAAACCATTGAGTACATGcattaataaatgataatttttctcaaTTACTTGCCCGGTCGTGACCACTGTGAATTCAATTGGCTGCTGCAAATATATGGATATTGAGTAAAATGACCTTGGCTGGTGGGGGACGGTGCCCACCGCATGATGAGTACCAGTGTCAAATGGTGTTATTTAGTTAATTCACAGTTTGAAGATTATTTATAAGGAgttataaaaattctattatgtGTATAGGTGCTTATTAATGGCGGATTCAAATACTTAAATTAGGAGAACttagttcaaaaatttttaatttaatttggggTATTAacacttcttcttctttttttttaaaatctgttcacttaatcatttaaaatctcaaagactaaaattctattatttgcttttaaatttttaattttaaatggtGGAGCTCATTGCGGTCACTTTGTGAacttatctttaaaaaaaaattatatggcTCTTGAAATTTGATCCAAGTCTCCAAAACTTCTAAATATCACTCTTACTGGtaactataaatattttgtcatATAAAAGTATGcccaaattctttttatttaactttttcaaaaggAACTTCTTATTTGCTACTATATAGTGTACATTACTACCCACTAAGTCATCTTCatatgcatatttatttcataatttattcataactGGGCACTTATTTTCTGTtagagtgatgatacaaccacaaactcttgtacaaatttatcttgtatAAACTAATTTGACATTAgttcattagttgaatgaaaatataaaataataaaaataaatcatgtgggccaagagatttttaattcaactaattttatcatggcacatcagtttgtacaaaataaatttgtacaagggTTTGTGCctatattattactctttctattattctatttttcctttatttttttataccaaaaaaaaaaaaaaaaaacaaatcaagaaTCAAAAGGAGATGATAAATCTCACCCACTAAACACCAATCCTTACCTCTTATTATTACTCAAATTCAGCTAATCATGGATGTAAAACGCATTCACAGTCATTCGAACTGAACCAAGGAAATACACAAACCCTTCTTCTCTCCACCTATTCTCTCCAAATCTAGCAATATCTTAATTCCTGCATTCTTTAATTCTCTTATCCCAATAAGAGATTTTCTCAATTGATCAAACTAGCACCCAAAATCGATTCACCCAAATATTAAACTTATATGAACAGATTCTGATGGAGAAGAAACTAAGaactttcttttattattatttaatatcacTGTATTGCTACTTGTCTCTTCATCCATAAGGAACTACAAACTTTAACCTAAGCAAAACTCAGGTCTGATGCAGTTGTGCATTATATGGGGATTGGGGAACCAGATTCAAAGGGAAacattacaaattttatttgattcaaatttagacttataataataacaaaagagaaaattagaattaCATTAGATTTCTTTGCAAATAACTCAGTAACAGATATATCATTAAGCAGTAATGAACTAATATATATCTATTaccctaaaagaaaaaaagttccttttctttccttttttttctcacGGGCAAATCAAACTGCcccatgaagaagaagatggaaAAGTAGAAACACACTGAAAAGGAGAATTAAAATACACCATAAAGTTAGGGGGAAAAACCCACGTGCGTACCCTAGCTAGCTAGCTCAAGCTTTATTAGTTGCTTGCCTTCTTGTTGTTCTCTTCATTGAGAAAATCAAGCAACACAGTGCTTTTGCATTTGGGGCACTTTGGATTAGCATCAGACAACATAACATACATAAGGCAACGAGGGCAGCCGGCCAGTACCATTGAAGTTGTCACGTGAATAGCCGCCGCTGCGTCCGTCATCTCTTCGGGCTCCGATGACACGCATGAGCTTTCCGGTGACACTACTTCCCACGAATAAGAATTATTAGGTGATGACTCGTTTGGTGGTGAATCAATAATAACCGcctggttgttgttgttagcCCTAGCCGTAGCCCTAGGAGGTGATAGGTTCAGCTTCAGTTCAAGCTTCGGAGTACTGTTGTTACCTCGTCGACTCATTTTGTTCCCTCCTTCAAACACGAAATTAAACCTCTAGGACTAGCAGTGcagtaataacaataatattaatgtcAGTTCACCCGTGgtcataaaaattacataaagcTATTATGTATGCAAATTCATTAACAATGAACAGGTGAGGTGggaacaaattaaaagagaaacgCGAAAAGATAAATGAAATTACCTCAAGTGATGTATGTACGCTTGGCAATATGTAAGGTACGTTTGGTCGATTTTGGTCCTGTTGAACCTCTTAaggcaaaatatatatagcaaTTTTGGGAAAGTGAGTGTAtgtgaaagagagagagagagagagagagagagagagagagagattaattaatagtgttattaaaaatagataCATTGGTTAGTTAAGggggaaaataattacaaagttaGGAGCAAAAATTATTGTCAAAGAGTTGGTTATTAAAACCATTCAATTTTGATTAGCTAGACTCAGTTACATATATTAATCACATACATATTATAAGCTACATATCTAGGTTGCCATGAAATGAATTTCAAGTTATATACACGGGGcttaattattgtcattacTCATTACCGATAttattttggtcattataattttagttgGAAGGTGATTAAATGTTCTTAATGGAGAACCTAAAATAGAGGCAAAAGTAGTAAACTAAATGGTAAATATGCATCGGTGGTGGTGGGTTAATTATATACTTTAATTTGGTGGCATATCattgttttcacttttcacGTAGACACTAGCTAGACTTGCCATTTTTAGCTATATAACTGATATTCAACTACCTTCATCAATCTTGTGGGTATACTTGGCATTAGAATCAGGCAcacaataaatcaatcacaaCCGTCCATAAATGTATGTCATTCTCAGCAGATGGTGGATATCAAATTAAGAATCGACAGTGATGTCGTGCAAAGATAACTAAAAATTGATACTAAGATGGCAGTAAAATCACATTATTTCTCTTTGAAAAGAACGAGTACGGTTGAATGCACGAGATATGTAATCTAAGAGTTGGGTTtcattaatgaaaagaaaaatcaaaatcaaaatcaaattaggcacaaaaataacaatgaaCTTAAGATGAGAGTAGGctcaattaatatttgtagGTAGTGATCAGACCCGAAATAAATTAAGCTTACATGGGTACGCCAGGTTGCCAATACGGCAGCATCTATTTTACATATAACTCACACTAAAggattgtttgtttttttttttttttgacttaatgatttaattgacttaACTTCAatcaattaagtcattaaggtgacatttattttttgtctgaaatctaaatagatctgaattaatttgaattctgaatagagctgaatgtctgaatttgaataatatattcttttttttgtctCGATagctaaaaattaatattaagttgtttgtttttttaacttaaaaaaaatctaaaaactaatttttttacatttatatccttacaaattataaatatctaaaaaaaaaagataatagattatcataatataaattatattcaattgaatacaactctttaatattctatattatatatattagttaattttattatagtttataattttaatatgaaaaatattcataaaaaattatgaagataaacaatgctaatttgaagaaaataaaaagataaaaataataattgtctaccactatatattatcacaagttatataGAGATGgataataatgctaattattaaattttatttaggcaatgatgaaagttaattaattagatagggatattttggagaatatcttttaatgataccatttagactttttagattaagcaaaaagttaaaaaaattagtttgacaacttaatgacttactagctaaaaattttcattattgaaaaaacaaatagacttaatgacttaactgattaaaattaaatcaattaggtcattaagttaaaaaacaaatggcGCCTAagtctttttattctttttaactcaatcaaaatttttagtcattaagtcattaaattattaagctaatttttttttttaccttttttcttaatctaaaaaatttgaataatattataaaagatattttccaaaatatccctacctaattaattaatttttactattatctaaataaaatttaataattagcattattataCATCTgtataacttgtgataatacATAgtagtataaaattattatttatctttttattttcttcaaagtagcattatttatcttcataattttttatgattatttttcatataaaaacatcatgaactataataaaattgattaacttATACTAATATAGAATATCAAAGGGttgtattttattgaatatagtttattttatgataatatattatcttatttatattcattgATATGCTTATTActtgtttaacatttataatttgtaagggcacaaatataaaaatactattttccaaattttttaggttaaaaacaaacaatttaatatttattttttatgattcaaacccaaaaaaaaaaaatcattcaaattcagACATTTAGCTTTGTAAAGAATTCATATTAGTTTAGGTTTActcagatttcagacaaaaaaataaatgctacTTAAGTTAAAAGTAGTTACTTTAATACTTAAAAGTAGTAGTATGTAAAATAAGTGGGAGGTCATAAGTAATTGCTTTTGGATTTGCTCTAATTTACATATAATACAACTTAACAAGACCCTGccaatagggatggcaaacaACGGGCCTGGGTCGAGCTTTTTCAAGCCCATGTCTAGGCCCACTGTCAGCTAAGAGTGTGGGCCTGGGCCGAGCTCgggctttatttatttattttaaattttttaaattattataaatttgaaataaattaatgatcaatAACTTATTACAatcatagataaattaaagaaaatgaatatttcaaattaaaataataaataaagcaaataaaagctcatacttttaattttctttaatactagatgttttaattcaaacgctctcttaattaattgacacaaaagagagaatttagtatcataattttagcttttttgaatcataattgatttataagttaagaatttaagttttcttttttatttttaaattacttttcaattttaattatattattctaatttataaattttttttttaaaagtagtgGGTCTAGGCTTTGTTCggacttttttttcttgggcCCTTGTCCCGGCCCTCATGTGTGAGGGCCGGGCCTATGCCGGCCTGGGCTTTTTTGCCACCCCTACCTGCCAATACTACAATAGAGTGTAAACATTTGATCAATCCCTAAGTTGAGTATTTGTTTAGTTTctatatcttaaaaaatgcCTCAAGATACCCCTATTACTAAATAGATTATACTcttacccttattttttttttaacttttacaataatacctTTGCtacaataatttgaaattaattaatttttaatctataaaaaattaattagcaaattaattgataattactTACTagcaaatgaagaaaaaaatatcaatatgaAATAGTAGGTaatgtttcatatttcatATTCTTGCAACATTCTTGCTAATtactatttataaataaattaatagtacTCAATTTAAAGCAATGTTTAATACCCTGGTGAcaatcttattaataatttttgataaaaaattaatttaccaaattaattctaaaagtaaaataataacaactaatttttattctaattttaatgcaaATTTGATGAATTCATACTTTTTTCATTagtatctttaaaaatattattacaaaggtattattgtaaaagtaaataacatgtaaggttagtattataatataattacctACAAGGGTgtcttgagatatttttttaaaatataaagattataTAAATacttaacttaaaatataagaactaaataaatatttgtccTTGTGATGGTTAGAGGTTCTGAGTGTTCtgtatatatgcatatatCATGAAGAAGGCATTTCTACGTGAGCTTTCAATATCCAGAAGAGGACACAATTTAAATCTGCTTATAATTATTAGTACTATATATTAGGTATGACTATGACAAGACATCCAAAAAAGATTAATGCAACTTAAATGGCTAAGATTCTACATGTGTGTGATTTCTGGtgttaattaactaaaattgaaaattgttgTGCCTAATCTCCGTTATTGGTATCAactttctcttttgattttaaGCTTTTACCTGCgctgttaatttaattttaatataaacttTGTTATAAAGGTATTGTATAAACTTGCATGTAATTTGATTACACAAgtttattatgtaattattaaaaaaaacacacaagtAAAGCAATGCAAGATCTTATAACTGAGAAGTCAAACGTTTTGTCAATCACATAAATTTGCAATACAAGTGTATTCCTATTGTGAAACCAGAAGTATTCAGGCATTCATGATATGCCTCatgatattgatttttttattttcctttttcaggGACATAAATGTTCATTTAATCATCCATCAATTATTTAGTTACTTGTCATATTATTTAACATTGATTCGTAACTGCACGGAGAATGAAATAGGAACAAGAAATGACTATTTGTTTCTAATTCTACACATGGAAATAGTCTTTTGACaataataagtattttaatttcGGTTTCCTTAAGTTACAATCAGGTAAAATTTACCCATTGGCCTACTTGAccctattattttgttactcATTTTATACTGTCAAGTCTGATTAtaagttataataaatataacttaagaaaatccttaattttttgtttaaattttcaaatcaatagGAAAGCCTTACATCTTGAAGTTTGatttttgagttaatttttatttattaatgttaaatataatcgttcaatttaaatttagcattttggtaaataataaatgattaaataattaaaatacttttaccatatttaaagtaaaataattaaaatgattttatgtaataaaattaaaattattaatattttatattatcattttaattaaattttatttaaatataaatataaactaatatttaataaacttaaatttattataaattatcaaataataaaaataaaatgattaaaattcaaaatacaaaacaGTATTTTAATCTAATACATtcagtgggaaaaaaaaagatttttttaagtgacctttttgaatttcataaaAACTGGCATTGGAAgcaatatttaaattcaaaaaagttATTCGCtccagggaaaaaaaaagggaagacAATGGCACTTTAAGAGATAAAGAGGTCGCTGGTTTCTTGAGCAGCAGCAGCCATTAATAATTGCTTGCGAGAGGAGAATCTATAACTGCCAAATAAAGCGTGAGTCAAACGGTAAAGGTCTTTGATGTGTCATGTAGCTGCTACATTTCTCCACAAATACATGATTGATTCAATCACTTCTTTCTTTGAAAGGGTTGCTATCAATTTGAAATCTATGGGAATGTGAATTCAACCAGAAGCCTATTGAACATTGCTCAGAAATATAATGGGAGTCCAAATTTATACACATTATAATTCAGCCTAAAAGCTTATCAAACATAAATCGAACATCTATACTTACTAAGAGGCCAGATCTCTATCCCACTTTATAAAGAGATAATATCTACATCTAGGGGACTATAACCAATATTCTCACCTTTTACCCCTCGGTGATGTTTGATTCATTCAATTAGTTAAAATGGTTAGCGTTGAAGCCATATAACCCGTATAACACCAACCCATAAAAGAAACAGA
This window of the Citrus sinensis cultivar Valencia sweet orange chromosome 8, DVS_A1.0, whole genome shotgun sequence genome carries:
- the LOC102628922 gene encoding protein GL2-INTERACTING REPRESSOR 1; its protein translation is MSRRGNNSTPKLELKLNLSPPRATARANNNNQAVIIDSPPNESSPNNSYSWEVVSPESSCVSSEPEEMTDAAAAIHVTTSMVLAGCPRCLMYVMLSDANPKCPKCKSTVLLDFLNEENNKKASN